One Oryza glaberrima chromosome 10, OglaRS2, whole genome shotgun sequence DNA segment encodes these proteins:
- the LOC127786395 gene encoding U1 small nuclear ribonucleoprotein 70 kDa has protein sequence MGDYGSGMMRGNPDGGGMQSRTKGQRVNVQQLKLMGQGHPTGLTPNLLKLFEPRPPLDFKPPVEKRKLPAYTGMAQFVSQFAEPGDPEYAPPVPMCETKAEKKDRIRKSKLDQGAAKVAEELQKYDPQSDPNATGDPYKTLFVARLNYETSEHRVKREFEAYGPIKRVRLVTDKETNKPRGYAFIEYMHTRDMKNAYKQADGRKVDNRRVLVDVERGRTVPNWRPRRLGGGLGSSRIGGENAEQKLSTRDQQHAGRPRSEEPRRDERRADRDREKSRERPRERDRDERTRERSHDRTRERDSKEDRHHHRDRDRTRDRERGRDRERDHGRDRDRDRERDRRDRDRDRDRGRDYERDRDRGHDRHRERGRDRERDYERASHERDRGHVHERDAEYANGEPKHDRNLAGYDQEYGYNYEQHKSHDAYETERSKRHEHEYYQMQPNNTEPEGPEEGEAYDEGDYQYHQAADEHNN, from the exons atGGGCGACTACGGCAGCGGGATGATGCGGGGGAACCCGGATGGCGGCGGGATGCAGTCCCGCACCAAGGGCCAGCGCGTCAACGTGCAGCAGCTCAAGCTG ATGGGGCAGGGACACCCGACGGGCCTCACCCCCAACCTGCTCAAGCTCTTCGAGCCCCGCCCGCCGCTCGACTTCAAGCCGCCCGTCGAGAAGCGCAAGTTGCCGGCCTACACTG GGATGGCGCAGTTCGTGTCGCAGTTTGCGGAACCCGGTGACCCTGAGTACGCTCCACCCGTCCCCATGTGCGAGACCAAG GCTGAAAAGAAGGATAGGATCCGCAAAAGTAAGCTTGACCAAGGTGCGGCTAAGGTGGCTGAAGAGCTTCAGAAAT ATGACCCACAAAGTGACCCCAATGCCACTGGAGATCCATACAAAACACTCTTTGTTGCAAGACTT AACTATGAGACGTCTGAGCATAGGGTCAAGCGGGAGTTTGAAGCTTATGGGCCTATTAAAAGG GTACGGCTTGTGACCGACAAGGAAACAAATAAACCTAGAGGATATGCATTCATCGAGTATATGCACACCCGGGACATGAAAA ATGCTTACAAGCAAGCAGATGGGAGAAAAGTGGACAATAGGAGGGTGCTAGTTGATGTGGAGCGTGGTAGAACTGTTCCAAATTGGCGTCCCAGGAGATTGGGTGGTGGACTTGGATCAAGCAGAATTGGTGGTGAAAATGCTGAACAGAAGCTCTCTACTAG GGATCAGCAGCACGCTGGACGCCCAAGATCGGAGGAGCCTAGGAGAGATGAGCGTCGTGCAGATAG GGACCGCGAGAAGTCTCGTGAAAGGCCACGGGAAAGAGATCGTGATGAGAGAACTCGTGAACGATCCCATGACCGTACTCGCGAGCGTGATTCAAAAGAAGATAGACACCACCATAGGGATCGGGACAGGACTCGGGACAGGGAACGAGGAAGGGACCGGGAGAGAGATCATGGTCGTGACCGTGACCGTGACCGTGAGCGTGATCGTCGTGATAGAGATAGGGACAGGGATCGTGGCCGGGATTATGAGAGAGACCGTGACCGTGGTCATGATCGCCATCGTGAGAGAGGCAGGGACCGCGAGAGAGATTACGAGCGTGCAAGTCATGAACGGGACCGTGGTCACGTGCATGAGAGAGATGCTGAATATGCCAACGGTGAGCCAAAACATGACAGAAATTTGGCTGGTTATGATCAGGAATATGGCTATAACTATGAGCAACACAAAAGCCATGATGCTTATGAGACGGAGCGCTCAAAGCGACATGAGCATGAGTACTATCAGATGCAACCTAACAACACAGAACCTGAAGGCCCTGAAGAGGGCGAGGCATATGATGAAGGTGACTACCAGTATCACCAAGCTGCTGATGAGCacaataactga
- the LOC127753335 gene encoding peamaclein-like: MDPASRSLSIIFFLVAVTFVVEVSGQKNEAVYHLFGGEGSLTKNECPGKCSYRCSATSHTKACMTYCKYCCERCLCVPSGTYGNKEECPCYNNMKTQEGKPKCP; this comes from the exons ATGGATCCAGCATCACGCTCCCTCTCCATTATTTTCTTCTTAGTCGCAGTGACATTTGTG GTTGAGGTGTCTGGGCAGAAGAATGAAGCAGTATACCACTTG TTTGGTGGTGAAGGCTCGCTCACCAAAAATG AGTGCCCAGGGAAATGCAGCTACCGTTGCTCGGCCACATCTCACACGAAGGCGTGCATGACATACTGCAAATACTGCTGCGAGAGGTGCCTGTGTGTTCCATCCGGTACATACGGGAACAAGGAAGAATGCCCTTGCTACAACAACATGAAAACCCAGGAAGGCAAACCAAAGTGCCCCTGA